TCAAGCGCACAAGCTGGTATCATGATCCCAGCTGGTGATTGGACACTAGACATCGGCGGTGTGGTAAACGCTTACTACACAAATACATCATTCAGCGGCGATACTGGAGCAGGTGCAGGTCCATTGGGTTTAGGTGATGGTAATGCTGATTCAGTAAATAACATCACAACAGGTTTGCTACCAAATTACCTATCAGTTTCTGGTAAAACACGTCAAAATGATTTAGATGTTGCTTTCACGATCTCTATTAACCCAGGTGCTTCTACAACACAAGCTGGTTTCCAAGGTTCACAACAAGAAAACCGTCAAGCATTCTTAACATTTGGTGATGCTTCATGGGGTTCTATCAAACTTGGTAAAGATCTTGGTATCTATGCATCAGATGCGATTCTTAACGACATGACCTTGTTAGGCGTGGGTTCAAGTGCTGGATCATTAGCTGGTAATACAACAACATTAGGTCGTATTGGTACTGGCTTTATGTATGCTGACTGGAAATCACAAGTGGCTTACACATCACCAAATTGGAATGGCTTTAGTTTCACAGTTGGTGTTACGCAAGCATTTAATGCTATTGGCGACGGCGATATTTCAACTGACACAACAAGCGCGTTTAGTACTAGACGTGGTGGTTCACAATCAGCTTACGAGGGTAAAGCATCTTATGAGTGGACTGGTGATGTTGCTGGTAAAGTGTGGGCATCATTTATTTCACAAAAAGTTGAAGGATTATCTGCATTTGTGTCTGGTTCTGAAGTTGCTCTAAGCGATGACCGCGCAACAGCTTTCGATATTGGTACAACTGTTAATGTTGCAGGTTTAGGTTTAACTGCTTACTATGGTAGTGGTGATGGTATTGGTCAAACAGTTCAATTAGCAGGTGGTTTTGATGAAACTGGTCGCTCACGTGATTCAGACCAATGGTATGTGCAAGCGACATACGCACTACCAACAGCAACTAAAGTTGGTGTGTCATATGGTGAGTCTACTTTAGATGGTAACCGTGTTGATGGATTTAGTGATATCGAAGATTCAATGTGGGTTATTGGTGCATACCACCCAATCACAAAACACTTGAACTTGGTTGCTGAATATTCAGAGTCAGAGCGTGATGTGAACAACAGAGGCGCTGCTGATGAGACAGCAAAAGCAAGAACAGTATCACTTGGTGCGATCTTATTCTTCTAGGATAAAATCAATCTGATACAGCATTACGCTGTAATGTGATATAAAACGGCAACTTCGGTTGCCGTTTTTTATTGGTCATTGTGCGTGGTTAGCTTGGTGTTCTGTTGGTTGTTGTCAATGCTGCAACATAGTTTGTGTTGTTGCGCTGCTCCATCTTACAGAAAAGTCAACTATGGTTGCTGTTAACCATGTACTCATTTAAACTTATTGATATTCAAAATGTTGAATATAATCAATGCAGTCTTTAAGGTTAACCATGAATTTATATCCAGTTACTATTGTTGAAAACTTTTATGACGATCCAGATGCGGTGAGAACCTTTGCATTAAGCCAAAAGTACCAATTTAGACGCCAGCTAAAAGGAGTGGAGTATGTGTTTCCTGGCTGCCGTACAAAAGATTTATCTATTATTAATAAACCCATGTTTGAGCGTGTTTGCAAAAGAATAATCTCATTGTTCCACAACCCAGAGCATGATTATATGCAATGGGCGATTACCACTAGCTTTCAAAGTGTTTCTGCTGAGTTTGGGCGAGGTGTGATTCATGCTGATCAAAATACTGTGTTTGCTGCTGTTTTATACTTAACACCCGATGCGCCGTTAAATGCAGGCACTTCTTTATTCAAACCAAATAGTCAGTTTGATGAAGAAAAATATCAAAGGAGTCTCAAAGATAATGATAGGCGCTTTGATGAAGGAAAAATCATTATGGATACCTCTTATCATGATATGTTTGATGAGGTAGTACGCATTAATAATGTCTATAACACCCTGATATTGTATGAAGGTAGGCATTACCATGCGGCTAATACGTTTTTTGGCAAAACATTAAAAGATTCGCGATTGGCGCAGGTGTTTTTTGTTAGCAAGATAGATGCCCAAAAATATAACTCGTTTCCAGTTTGGCGAAGCCAACAAGTTAAGGTGTAAACATCAATAGCTGTATTGTTTGAGGGCTATCATATCCTCTCAATCATGAATCACTGTCACTGTCGGCAAAGCGCGGCTGTCTGGTGTTCAATGGATTGCTTCACTGCGTTCGCGATGACAGCTTTCTGTGTCATGCACGGCCGTCACTGCGAGCGTAGCGCGGCAGTCTATGTTGATTAATCCTCTATACCCAACTCTTGTATCTTTCTGGTGAGCGTATTGCGACCCATGCCAAGTTGTGTTGCGGCTTCAATACGGCGACCACCGGTGTGTTGTAAGGCTTTTTTGATCATGACCCGTTCGAAGTCTTTTGTAATGCTGTCGAGAATACCTTGTTCACCACGATTGAGGGCATCGGCCACTTCTTGCGCTAATGCCTCTTGCCAACTATTGTTTGTTGCTTTTTGCGAGCCATTTTCTTTTAGCTCTGGGGGTAAATCAGCCACGTCGACATTTTGGCCTGGTGCCATCACAGTCAGCCAGTGACAGACGTTTTCTAGCTGGCGTACATTGCCGCTCCAATTGACTGTGCTTAAATACTTGAGTGCGTCTGTAGACAATACCTTAGCATCCACCCCTAAATTCACTGCGCTTTGTTGTAAGAAGTATTTTGCTAGTAATGGGATATCTTCGCGTCGTTCGCGCAATGCAGGTAGGCGTAAGCGAATCACATTTAAACGGTGAAATAAGTCTTCGCGGAATAAGCCAAGTTTAACGCATTCTTCTAAGTTTTGATGCGTCGCTGCAATGACTCTTACATTGACTTTAATAGGCTGGTGACCGCCAATGCGGTAAAACTGGCCATCACTGAGCACGCGCAATAGTCTTGTTTGTAAATCGGCAGGCATATCGCCAATTTCATCTAAAAACAATGTGCCTTTATCGGCTTGTTCAAAACGTCCGAGTCGAGCTGCCTGTGCGCCAGTGAAGGCACCACGCTCATGTCCAAATAATTCTGATTCTAATAAATCTTTCGGAATGGCAGCGGTATTAATCGCAATAAACGGATTATCTGCTCGAGGGCTGTGCCGATGTAAGGCGCTTGCGACCAACTCTTTCCCGCTGCCAGACTCGCCATTAATCAATACGGTTGCGTGTGAGCGGCTAAGGCGGCCAATGGCGCGAAATACTTCTTGCATGGCCGGCGCTTGTCCAATTATTTCAGGTGTTTCTTCCAAGGCAATGCTTTCAACTTCTTGGCGTAGTGTTTCATCGACAGCACGTTTAATCACATCAATCGCTTGATCGACATCAAACGGTTTTGCTAAATATTCAAACGCACCATGCTGAAATGCAGCAACTGCACTCTCTAAATCGGAATAAGCAGTCATGATAATGACAGGAATATCGGGATGCTTTTCTTTTACTTCTGATAAAAAATCTAAGCCAGAACCACCTGGCATTCGGATATCGCTCACAATCACTTGCGGTAACTCTGTATCGAGCATAGCTAGCGCATCGGCAGTAGAGGAAAAAGTTTTAAAGGCTAATTCCGAGCGGGCAAGTGCTTTTTCAAATACCCAGCGTATCGATTTGTCGTCGTCTAATATCCAAATTGGTTTCATATGTGTGTGCTTTGCTTAAATTGTTACTCGAATTTTATTGTGCAATCATGGCATGTTTAATGACAGTACTTTCTACTGGTAACAAAATAGTGAAACAGGTATTGCCCGGCTGGCTTTTGCAATCAATCATGCCATGATGTTGGGTAATGAATGTTTGTGCTAAAGCAAGCCCTAAGCCTGATCCACCCTCGCGACCCGAGACCAAAGGATAAAATATTTTATCCAATAAATCAGCAGGGATACCAGGGCCATTATCGATGATTTCTAGTTTAATGGCGACGCGATAACGTTTTTTGCTTAATGTGACTTGTCGTTCCGCACGCGTCCTTAATGTGACTTTTGCTTCTTGTACTTGATGTGACAATAGTGCTTGCACAGCGTTGCGTGCGATGTTGAGTACTGCTTGGATGAGTTTTTCACGATCGCCAATTAGTTCTGGCAGGCTGGTATCGTAATCTCTCTGTACGATAATATTATTGGGCGATTCTGCTAATAAAAGGCTGCGTACCCGCTCAAGCACTTCATGAATATTGGTTGGTTCATATTGAGGCACACGATGCGGCACCAATAGCCTATCCATTAGACTGTGTAGTCTATCGGCTTCTTTTATAATCACTTGCGTATATTCACGCAAATTTTGGTGTGGCAGCTCGTGCTCTAGCAATTGCGCTGCGCCCCTTAATCCACCTAATGGGTTGCGAATTTCATGCGCTAAATTACGCAATAATTCGGAGTTTGCTTGTTGTTGAATCAACATGCGATCTTCTTTTGCAATGCGTAATTGCTGATCCATTTGTTGAAATTCTAGTAGTATTTTTGCGTCATGCATGTCAATTGGTGTGATGGTGCAGGTGACAGAAAAAGACTCTTGGCGAACCGTGGTGATGATTAGCTCATGCTCTCTTAATGGATTATTGTTTTTAGTCGCGTTTTCGATAGCGGTATCTAAAATGTCGCAATTGATAAATAAGGCAGATATATCGTTATTGACCACCTGAGTTGAACTAAGCGCAAATAATATCTCTGCACTTGGATTCATGTAGATCACTTGCTTATTGGCACTCAGCAAAATGACAGAGCTGGCAAGATATTCTAAACCTGTAAAACATGCTGGGATTTTTTGAACCATGAATAATACTAGCACTAATTGAGATTGATGCCCTTATCTAAGCAAAATATAAGCCAGCTTTATATTACTTAATCCTGCTTATTTCTTGCTCTAGTAAAATAATATTGCGCTGATGCACATCGACATTCATTTTTAACTGTTTCATTTTTTCTTGAAACTTAGGTACATTACGGAAGGTGCGCGTAGTGCCATTTGCATTTCTAATGGTAGAGATTTCTGGATTCGCTTCGCCTTCTGCATAGGCTTTTTTGGCGGCTACTAGCGCTGCTCTCTCGGCGGCGAGTTTGGATAATAAGATTTCTTTTCGTGCTTGGTCTCTTTGTTTTTGTGTATCGTTATCGACGCTAGGAAATTGCGTTGGTGTCGAAGATTTAGTTTTGGATGCGCTGTCTTGATTGGTACCAAAGCTGGTGCCTTTAGAACCGAGGTCTATTTTTTTGCTACCTTTTATTTTTACATTTGAATAGGTGACATGACCACTTTCATCAACATGCTTATAGATATCTGCCATGCTGAGAAAAGGTAGACTGGAAGCGAATTACAGCGAAATAATTAGGAGCAATTTATACATATAACTAGTTTAGATGAGAGTGTGATTGTTAGCAACGATGATATTGTTAAATTGGTTGACCATAGCAATTTTGCTCTATGCAATAGTGTTGAATAATGTAATTTAGAATTGTGTAATTGAGACTTGCGACGCAATAATAAATAAAGGACAGCAAGCTGTCCTTTATTTGATGCTATAAAAAAAACTAGCAACTGTAGTACATATCAAACTCTAATGGTGTTGGTGTCATGCGTTGTTGCGTCACTTCATCCATTTTGAATGTAATGTAGGAATCTACCCAATCTTGCGAGAAGACGCCGCCACGAGTTAAGAACTCATGGCCATCTTGCAGTGCTTGTAATGCTTGCTCTAATGAAGAGGCAACCGTTGGGATTTTTGCATCTTCTTCTGGTGGAAGATGGTATAAATCTTTAGTTGCTGCTTCACCTGGATGAATTTTGTTTTGTACGCCATCAAGACCCGCCATGAGTAATGCAGCAAAAGCCAAATATGGGTTGGCAGTAGGATCTGGGAAGCGTGCCTCAATACGACGTGCTTTATCAGAGTGTACGAATGGTACGCGAATAGAAGCAGAGCGGTTTTTGGCAGAGTAAGCTAATTTAACTGGCGCTTCAAAACCTGGTACCAAACGTTTGTATGAGTTGGTGCTTGGGTTGGTGATTGCATTTAAAGCACGCGCATGTTTAATAATGCCGCCAATGTAAAAAAGCGCAAACTCACTCAATCCAGCATAGCCGTCACCTGCAAACAGGTTTTTACCATCTTTCCATACAGATTGATGTACGTGCATACCAGAGCCGTTGTCGCCAAGGAGTGGTTTTGGCATAAAGGTTGCTGTTTTGCCATAAGCGTGCGCGGTGTTTAAAACCACGTATTTTAAAATTTGTGTCCAGTCTGCGCGTTGCACAAGACTAGAAAATTGCGTACCAATTTCACATTGACCGGCAGTTGCTACTTCGTGATGATGTACTTCAACGGGCACACCCATCTCTTCTAAAGTCATACACATTGCAGAGCGAATATCATGCAATGAATCAACGGGAGGAACTGGGAAATAACCACCTTTTACTTTTGGACGGTGACCTGTATTGCCACCCTCAAATGAGTCGCCTGATTGCCAAGCGGCTTCTTCAGAGTTGATTTTAACTGAGCTGCCGCCCATGCCAACATTCCAAGCAACATTGTCAAAAATGAAGAACTCTGGCTCTGGGCCAAAGTAAGCGGTATCACCAATGCCACTTGATTTTAAGTAAGCTTCAGCGCGCTTAGCAATGGAACGTGGATCACGGTCGTAGCCTTTGCCATCTGTTGGATCAATCACATCACAGGTCAAGATTAATGTTGGTTCGTCCATAAATGGATCAATATTTGCAGTGGATGCATCAGGCATCAATTGCATATCAGAAGCTTGAATGCCTTTCCAGCCCGCAATAGAAGAGCCATCAAAAGCATGGCCTTCTGTAAATTTTTCTTCGTTAAATGCTGACACTGGAACGCTGGTGTGTTGCTCTTTACCGCGAGTGTCTGTAAAGCGGAAATCGACAAATTTGATGTCGTTTTCTTTGATAAGCTTCATTACATTTGCTACGGACATTACAATCTCCTAATATTGAATGAATTAAACGTAAAATTGAATATAGATAATTATTTAAAAAAAAGAATTCAATACCGAATATTAGCAGGAAGTATGCCATTATAAAAAGCATTAAAACGAGGGTGCAAGCCAAATTCGGGGGTTCAATAGTGTATGGTTGCACTAATACAGTGCTTTTTTGCAAAAATTGCACTGTATTGGTGCTTAATATGGTTGTTTATTTCAAATGAAAAAACGATATACTCAGCTAATATTGGTGCATGTTGAAAACGCATCATCTCATGCATGTAATCTTGATGAAGAAAGGATTAAGGACGATGGAAGCGATTAATGAAATACTCAAACGCGCAAAAAAACGGGCCGAAGACAATAAGCTCGCTTATTCTGGTGCACTGACCCCTACCGAAGCATATGACGTGATGGAAAAAGCAGCACATGCGGTTTTGGTTGATGTGCGTACACATGCAGAACTTGCATTGGTTGGTCAAGTGCCTAATGCTATGAATATTGAATGGGCCTTTTATCCTGGCATGGTGGCAAACCCGGATTTTGCCGCGCATTTAGAAATGCAAGTTGATAAAGAGGCGTTGGTTATCTTTATGTGTCGCACTGGCGGGCGCTCACATCATGCAGCCGCTTTGGCTGCATCTTTGGGGTTTGCAGAAGCCTACAATATGTTGGAGGGCTTTGAGGGTGAGGCGAATGCTGAGCATCAACGTACCTTAATTAATGGATGGCGTCATGCTGGGCTGCCTTGGCATAATTAAAGTATGACAGATAAATATGCGGTATTAGGTCATCCAATTGCGCATAGCAAATCACCGATGATTCATGCTGCGTTTGCAAAACAAACGCATCAAGATATTAGTTATGAGGCGATATTGGCGCCGCTAGATGGTTTTGCTGATACGCTGAAGCAATTGGTGGCTGATGGTTATCAAGGTGTGAATGTCACAGTGCCATTTAAGTTTGAGGCGTTTCAGCTGGCACATCAGCGCAATATGAGTGTGATGAATGCGGAGGCGGCTAATACCTTATTATTTCGTGAAAATGTGATTGTTGCAGAGAACACGGATGGTGTTGGATTAGTGACCGATATACAGCACAATCTAGCAATTGCTTTGCAGGGAAAGCGTGTGTTGTTGATTGGTGCTGGTGGCGCCGCACAAGGTGTGGCTGCCGATATTGCTAAGCAATTGCCTAGCGTGTTTGTTGTGGTAAATCGCTCTATTGAAAAGGTTTATACCATGCAGCAAAAAGTGGCTGCAATAAAAGAGGCGCCTGTTACAACGATTACCGCTTCACTTTTTGAAAGCTTGGGAAGCCAAGCATTTGATATTGTCATTAATGCAACTTCCGCAGGATTGACGGATTCTGCCTTACCTATACCCAATGGCATTTTTTCATCGAATACACTGGCGTATGACATGATGTATGGTCGCGAAACACCCTTTTTGCAGCAAGCGCGCGCTGCTGGTGCAAGGGCGGTAGATGGGTTGGGTATGTTAGTCGAGCAGGCCGCACATGCATTTTACTTGTGGCGCGGCGTGCGCCCTGATACACAGGCGGTGATTGCACAACTGAGGGCTAACTAATTGTTAGTTTGGTTCTTTAACGATAAGCCAAATGCAAAGCCGTTGGTTTTTTTGGGTTACGTCAATCGCCTGATTGTCGTGCTTTTGTTGTGGTTGTTGATATTTAATCTTTGGGTGTTGTTGAATATTGCATGGTGGATTCAGTTTAACCCCTCTTCATCATCATTTATGCGTATTCGATTAAGTGAGTTGCGCGCAGAAAATCCAGAGGCAACCATCAAACATGAGTGGGTTGATTATGAAAAAATATCCAAAAATTTAAAGCGCGCAGTGATTGCCAGTGAAGATGCAAAATTTTTGC
This region of Methylophilaceae bacterium genomic DNA includes:
- the aroE gene encoding shikimate dehydrogenase, whose translation is MTDKYAVLGHPIAHSKSPMIHAAFAKQTHQDISYEAILAPLDGFADTLKQLVADGYQGVNVTVPFKFEAFQLAHQRNMSVMNAEAANTLLFRENVIVAENTDGVGLVTDIQHNLAIALQGKRVLLIGAGGAAQGVAADIAKQLPSVFVVVNRSIEKVYTMQQKVAAIKEAPVTTITASLFESLGSQAFDIVINATSAGLTDSALPIPNGIFSSNTLAYDMMYGRETPFLQQARAAGARAVDGLGMLVEQAAHAFYLWRGVRPDTQAVIAQLRAN
- the glnA gene encoding type I glutamate--ammonia ligase, with protein sequence MVMSVANVMKLIKENDIKFVDFRFTDTRGKEQHTSVPVSAFNEEKFTEGHAFDGSSIAGWKGIQASDMQLMPDASTANIDPFMDEPTLILTCDVIDPTDGKGYDRDPRSIAKRAEAYLKSSGIGDTAYFGPEPEFFIFDNVAWNVGMGGSSVKINSEEAAWQSGDSFEGGNTGHRPKVKGGYFPVPPVDSLHDIRSAMCMTLEEMGVPVEVHHHEVATAGQCEIGTQFSSLVQRADWTQILKYVVLNTAHAYGKTATFMPKPLLGDNGSGMHVHQSVWKDGKNLFAGDGYAGLSEFALFYIGGIIKHARALNAITNPSTNSYKRLVPGFEAPVKLAYSAKNRSASIRVPFVHSDKARRIEARFPDPTANPYLAFAALLMAGLDGVQNKIHPGEAATKDLYHLPPEEDAKIPTVASSLEQALQALQDGHEFLTRGGVFSQDWVDSYITFKMDEVTQQRMTPTPLEFDMYYSC
- a CDS encoding porin, which produces MNNKLKLAVAAALVAGASSAQAGIMIPAGDWTLDIGGVVNAYYTNTSFSGDTGAGAGPLGLGDGNADSVNNITTGLLPNYLSVSGKTRQNDLDVAFTISINPGASTTQAGFQGSQQENRQAFLTFGDASWGSIKLGKDLGIYASDAILNDMTLLGVGSSAGSLAGNTTTLGRIGTGFMYADWKSQVAYTSPNWNGFSFTVGVTQAFNAIGDGDISTDTTSAFSTRRGGSQSAYEGKASYEWTGDVAGKVWASFISQKVEGLSAFVSGSEVALSDDRATAFDIGTTVNVAGLGLTAYYGSGDGIGQTVQLAGGFDETGRSRDSDQWYVQATYALPTATKVGVSYGESTLDGNRVDGFSDIEDSMWVIGAYHPITKHLNLVAEYSESERDVNNRGAADETAKARTVSLGAILFF
- a CDS encoding PAS domain-containing protein, with product MVQKIPACFTGLEYLASSVILLSANKQVIYMNPSAEILFALSSTQVVNNDISALFINCDILDTAIENATKNNNPLREHELIITTVRQESFSVTCTITPIDMHDAKILLEFQQMDQQLRIAKEDRMLIQQQANSELLRNLAHEIRNPLGGLRGAAQLLEHELPHQNLREYTQVIIKEADRLHSLMDRLLVPHRVPQYEPTNIHEVLERVRSLLLAESPNNIIVQRDYDTSLPELIGDREKLIQAVLNIARNAVQALLSHQVQEAKVTLRTRAERQVTLSKKRYRVAIKLEIIDNGPGIPADLLDKIFYPLVSGREGGSGLGLALAQTFITQHHGMIDCKSQPGNTCFTILLPVESTVIKHAMIAQ
- the ntrC gene encoding nitrogen regulation protein NR(I); this translates as MKPIWILDDDKSIRWVFEKALARSELAFKTFSSTADALAMLDTELPQVIVSDIRMPGGSGLDFLSEVKEKHPDIPVIIMTAYSDLESAVAAFQHGAFEYLAKPFDVDQAIDVIKRAVDETLRQEVESIALEETPEIIGQAPAMQEVFRAIGRLSRSHATVLINGESGSGKELVASALHRHSPRADNPFIAINTAAIPKDLLESELFGHERGAFTGAQAARLGRFEQADKGTLFLDEIGDMPADLQTRLLRVLSDGQFYRIGGHQPIKVNVRVIAATHQNLEECVKLGLFREDLFHRLNVIRLRLPALRERREDIPLLAKYFLQQSAVNLGVDAKVLSTDALKYLSTVNWSGNVRQLENVCHWLTVMAPGQNVDVADLPPELKENGSQKATNNSWQEALAQEVADALNRGEQGILDSITKDFERVMIKKALQHTGGRRIEAATQLGMGRNTLTRKIQELGIED
- a CDS encoding rhodanese-like domain-containing protein; this translates as MEAINEILKRAKKRAEDNKLAYSGALTPTEAYDVMEKAAHAVLVDVRTHAELALVGQVPNAMNIEWAFYPGMVANPDFAAHLEMQVDKEALVIFMCRTGGRSHHAAALAASLGFAEAYNMLEGFEGEANAEHQRTLINGWRHAGLPWHN